A stretch of Lysinibacillus agricola DNA encodes these proteins:
- a CDS encoding FtsB family cell division protein translates to MTRRRSSNDDQQNFTKLDNDYVRNTDKAINRKMQARKRKMRRIVFFAIVPVGIIAFLFNILSHQNETLATKELKKDEANQHLSELNDERDSLNLKIKQLEDDEYIAKLLRKDYFLSEEGEIIFIIPEEKDKKDEIPQKKDKKDD, encoded by the coding sequence ATGACTAGACGTCGTTCATCAAATGATGACCAACAAAACTTTACTAAACTTGATAATGACTATGTCCGTAACACGGATAAAGCTATAAATCGTAAAATGCAAGCGCGGAAACGAAAAATGCGCCGTATTGTCTTTTTTGCGATTGTGCCAGTCGGTATTATTGCCTTTCTCTTCAATATACTTTCGCATCAAAATGAAACGCTAGCTACGAAAGAGCTGAAAAAGGATGAAGCGAATCAGCATCTCTCTGAATTGAATGACGAACGAGATTCATTAAATCTTAAAATTAAACAGTTAGAAGATGATGAATACATCGCGAAGTTATTACGCAAAGATTATTTCTTATCCGAAGAAGGTGAAATTATTTTCATAATACCGGAAGAGAAAGATAAAAAGGACGAAATACCACAAAAGAAAGATAAAAAAGACGACTGA
- a CDS encoding RNA-binding S4 domain-containing protein, with protein sequence MRLDKFLKVSRLIKRRTLAKEVADQGRITINGKVAKASSTVKAGDELAIRFGQKIVTARVEELRDTVKKEDAAKMFTILKEERLEKIDPEFIDDED encoded by the coding sequence ATGCGATTAGATAAATTTTTAAAAGTATCACGTTTAATTAAGCGTCGTACATTAGCAAAAGAAGTGGCAGACCAAGGTCGTATTACGATAAACGGTAAAGTAGCAAAGGCTAGTAGTACTGTTAAAGCAGGCGATGAGCTAGCCATACGTTTTGGGCAAAAAATTGTGACAGCACGTGTAGAAGAATTACGTGATACTGTGAAAAAAGAAGATGCAGCAAAAATGTTTACTATTCTGAAAGAAGAGCGTCTAGAAAAAATTGATCCTGAATTTATTGATGACGAGGACTAA
- a CDS encoding S1 domain-containing RNA-binding protein: MSIEVGSKVQGKVTGITNFGAFVELPDGKTGLVHISEVADNYVKDINEHLKVGDEVEVKVMNVEADGKIGLSIRKAKPQAERPERPERPARPRRDNRSNDRNDRHQPKENFEQKMARFLKDSDERLATLKRATESKRGGRGARRG, from the coding sequence ATGTCAATTGAAGTAGGCAGCAAGGTACAAGGTAAAGTAACAGGAATCACAAATTTTGGAGCATTCGTTGAGCTGCCAGATGGCAAAACAGGCTTAGTACACATCAGTGAAGTTGCTGACAATTATGTAAAAGATATCAATGAGCATCTAAAAGTTGGAGATGAAGTTGAAGTAAAAGTGATGAATGTTGAAGCGGACGGAAAGATCGGTCTTTCAATCCGTAAAGCAAAGCCTCAAGCAGAGAGACCAGAGAGACCAGAGCGTCCAGCACGTCCACGTCGCGATAATCGTTCTAATGATCGCAACGATCGTCATCAGCCAAAAGAGAATTTTGAGCAAAAAATGGCTCGTTTCTTAAAAGATAGTGATGAACGCCTAGCAACACTTAAACGTGCTACAGAGTCAAAACGCGGTGGTCGCGGAGCTAGAAGAGGGTAG
- the yabQ gene encoding spore cortex biosynthesis protein YabQ yields the protein MIVSEQFVQLLVMVLSGIAVGFIIDSVRLIVFSTPKRSSLRRWTMVFELLTWILLGGLTYYLLFWLKDGAWRAYDPLAQIAGIFLYQTFFQTFLRFVARVVVNITWRPLWFIVRIIIAIIRQILNILINIGSFVLRPFVKIYSYLSYTFLKKFRFIKYNKRQQ from the coding sequence ATGATTGTCAGTGAACAATTTGTTCAGCTATTAGTCATGGTTTTGAGCGGTATAGCAGTCGGGTTCATTATTGATAGTGTAAGGCTCATTGTTTTTTCAACTCCAAAAAGGTCAAGCCTTCGAAGATGGACAATGGTATTTGAATTACTTACTTGGATTCTACTTGGAGGCCTGACATACTATTTATTATTTTGGCTGAAGGATGGCGCTTGGCGGGCTTATGACCCGCTAGCGCAAATAGCCGGAATTTTTTTGTATCAAACGTTTTTTCAAACTTTTTTACGTTTCGTCGCAAGGGTTGTGGTGAATATAACATGGAGACCCTTGTGGTTCATCGTACGAATAATAATTGCTATCATTCGACAAATTTTGAATATATTGATAAATATTGGATCGTTTGTTTTAAGACCTTTTGTCAAAATTTATTCGTATTTGTCCTACACTTTTTTAAAAAAATTCCGATTTATCAAGTATAATAAAAGACAACAATAA
- the yabP gene encoding sporulation protein YabP: MTLHQESNRYTIPSGEHILTIRNRKRMDMTSVKSIERFDQEEFFIKTSQGHLLIRGEELHIVHLDVDKGLLTLEGTVKTLQYDEEESGFSKGFLHKLFG, encoded by the coding sequence ATGACGCTACATCAAGAAAGTAATCGTTACACAATTCCATCTGGAGAGCATATTTTAACGATTCGTAATCGTAAAAGAATGGACATGACTTCTGTAAAATCAATTGAACGCTTTGATCAGGAAGAGTTTTTCATCAAGACGTCCCAAGGGCATTTGTTAATCCGTGGAGAGGAACTGCATATCGTTCATTTAGATGTTGACAAAGGGTTATTGACACTCGAAGGAACTGTAAAAACCTTACAGTATGACGAGGAGGAAAGTGGCTTCTCGAAAGGTTTCCTTCATAAATTGTTTGGATGA